The Halanaerobium praevalens DSM 2228 genome contains a region encoding:
- a CDS encoding HutP family protein — protein sequence MELSDFSIDDFTIIDGSQSIGKVAVLLSMVNDEFDKEIIDSYKNEGYKAVITRAGGKGSKLKDKVLRNCLGAAIKGDVITESVQDQRILTRCVERAMIDFDKPLSGISGAGIKIGIVSKEPHLAVALYGKLGIPGLDVDHEISGMGIHYYGLSQRK from the coding sequence ATGGAATTATCGGATTTTTCAATTGATGACTTTACAATAATTGATGGAAGCCAGTCTATCGGAAAGGTGGCTGTATTACTGTCAATGGTGAATGATGAATTTGACAAAGAAATTATAGATTCATATAAAAATGAGGGATATAAAGCTGTAATTACTCGAGCAGGAGGTAAAGGCTCAAAATTAAAAGATAAAGTTTTAAGAAACTGTTTAGGAGCTGCAATTAAAGGTGATGTGATTACCGAATCAGTCCAAGACCAGCGAATTTTAACCCGCTGTGTAGAAAGAGCAATGATTGATTTTGATAAACCACTTTCTGGTATCTCAGGAGCAGGAATTAAAATTGGAATTGTGAGTAAAGAACCACATTTAGCAGTAGCTCTTTACGGAAAACTTGGTATCCCTGGTTTGGATGTTGATCACGAAATTTCAGGAATGGGGATTCATTATTATGGACTCAGTCAAAGAAAATAA
- a CDS encoding ABC transporter ATP-binding protein — protein MDSVKENNHFELLKRVFKYILPYKGRLAGGVASMLVHAFLTVFFVKVFQDLLETIISDIDMGREGMIQLSLVAGMMIVVYFLKGVSYYGKTYLVSYVSQKAIKDMRDDLYAHLHNLSLSFYSKNKTGDILSRVTNDVKNLESSMIKTTVGTIDKVFTLIGGIIYLVYLNYRLTVFLIIILPLITYVITKFNYKLKKVSRRVQIKIADVSDVLQETLSAVRVVKSFGREEYEFDRFSSENHANFRAKMKKTQYGAILTPLVEFIAAISFTAILWYGGYEVMQGRMTASELIAFFTLLLTISDPLRSITKLSKRLQQLFASAERVFEIMDTESELREDDQNKIELKKVAGEVVYDNVSFAYNKNEIVLKNINLTANPGEIVALVGHSGAGKTTMVDLIPRFFDPISGRMRLDGHDLRDLQIDSLRDFIGIVPQETILFSGSLRDNIAYGDLEADFEAIQQAAEAANAHGFIMDFPNAYDTIVGERGVGLSGGQKQRVSIARAILKDPKILILDEATSSLDSESENLVQEALENLMEARTTFIIAHRLSTIKNADKIVVVEQGEIMEVGSHQKLLAAQGKYASLYQGQFIEDPNA, from the coding sequence ATGGACTCAGTCAAAGAAAATAATCATTTTGAATTATTAAAAAGAGTATTTAAATATATTTTACCATATAAAGGCAGACTGGCAGGAGGAGTTGCCTCCATGCTAGTTCATGCCTTTTTAACTGTTTTTTTCGTTAAGGTTTTTCAGGATTTATTAGAAACAATTATTTCTGATATTGATATGGGCAGAGAAGGAATGATTCAGCTTTCTTTAGTTGCAGGAATGATGATTGTAGTTTATTTTCTCAAAGGGGTCTCCTATTATGGAAAAACCTATCTTGTTTCTTATGTTTCTCAAAAAGCAATTAAAGATATGAGAGATGATCTTTATGCCCACCTTCATAATTTATCTTTAAGTTTTTATAGTAAAAATAAAACTGGAGATATTTTATCAAGGGTAACTAATGATGTTAAAAATTTAGAAAGCTCAATGATCAAAACTACTGTAGGAACTATAGATAAGGTATTTACATTAATTGGTGGTATAATTTACCTTGTGTATTTAAATTATCGGCTAACAGTCTTTTTAATTATAATCTTACCTTTAATTACTTATGTTATTACTAAATTTAATTATAAACTAAAAAAAGTTAGTCGCAGAGTACAAATTAAAATAGCAGATGTTTCTGATGTACTACAAGAAACTTTATCAGCTGTAAGAGTTGTTAAATCTTTTGGCCGGGAAGAATATGAGTTTGATCGTTTTAGTAGTGAAAACCATGCTAATTTTAGAGCCAAAATGAAAAAAACACAGTATGGAGCAATTTTAACTCCTTTAGTTGAATTTATAGCTGCAATTTCCTTTACAGCTATCCTGTGGTATGGTGGTTATGAGGTTATGCAGGGACGAATGACAGCATCTGAGTTAATTGCCTTTTTTACTCTACTTTTAACTATTAGTGATCCTCTGCGTTCTATTACTAAATTATCTAAGCGTTTACAGCAGTTATTTGCTTCAGCTGAGAGAGTATTCGAAATAATGGATACAGAATCTGAGCTGCGTGAAGATGATCAAAACAAAATAGAACTCAAAAAAGTAGCAGGAGAAGTCGTTTATGATAATGTAAGTTTTGCTTATAATAAAAATGAGATAGTTTTAAAAAATATTAATTTAACAGCTAATCCTGGTGAAATTGTAGCTTTAGTTGGTCATAGTGGAGCTGGTAAAACGACTATGGTAGATTTGATTCCACGCTTTTTTGACCCAATTTCAGGTCGGATGCGTTTGGATGGACATGATCTTAGAGATTTGCAAATAGATAGTTTAAGGGATTTTATTGGTATTGTTCCCCAAGAAACTATTTTATTTAGTGGTTCTTTAAGAGATAATATTGCTTATGGTGATTTAGAAGCTGATTTTGAAGCTATTCAGCAGGCGGCTGAAGCAGCAAATGCCCATGGTTTTATTATGGATTTCCCCAATGCTTATGATACAATAGTAGGAGAAAGAGGAGTTGGTCTTTCTGGGGGACAAAAGCAGAGAGTTTCTATTGCTAGAGCGATACTTAAAGATCCTAAAATCTTAATTTTAGATGAAGCAACTTCTTCTCTTGATTCAGAATCTGAAAATTTAGTTCAGGAAGCTTTGGAAAACTTGATGGAAGCTAGAACAACTTTTATTATTGCTCATCGACTTTCTACAATTAAAAATGCAGATAAGATTGTAGTAGTTGAACAGGGAGAGATAATGGAGGTTGGAAGTCACCAAAAATTATTAGCTGCTCAAGGTAAATATGCTTCTTTATACCAGGGACAGTTTATTGAAGATCCAAATGCTTAA
- a CDS encoding lysophospholipid acyltransferase family protein — translation MKKNKKTLKEKIIPPLAYYLLKATNSSYRLEVEGWQRIEKKIMQQESLLFSIWHGTLWVPAYFLRGLGIYALASLSRDGSYIAKVLENLGWELIRGSSSRGGSRSLLQLYRKLKHGFSAAITPDGPTGPRHEVKPGIIFLQKKADSFLVPVGVDARWKKKFGSWDQFLLPYPFSKTAIVFGKPFKFEAELSRESKQEILAEKMKKVNLRAAELVKK, via the coding sequence GTGAAAAAAAATAAAAAAACTTTAAAAGAAAAAATAATTCCTCCTTTAGCATATTATTTATTAAAGGCTACAAATTCTAGTTATAGACTTGAGGTTGAAGGTTGGCAAAGGATAGAGAAAAAAATTATGCAGCAAGAATCATTACTTTTTTCAATTTGGCATGGGACACTTTGGGTTCCAGCTTATTTTTTGCGTGGTTTAGGTATTTATGCTTTAGCAAGTTTGAGTCGAGATGGAAGCTATATAGCTAAAGTCTTGGAGAATTTAGGTTGGGAATTAATTCGGGGTTCAAGTAGTAGGGGTGGTAGTCGTTCTCTACTTCAGCTTTATCGCAAGTTAAAACATGGATTTAGTGCAGCTATTACTCCAGATGGTCCAACTGGACCTCGGCATGAGGTTAAACCAGGTATTATATTTTTGCAAAAAAAGGCTGATTCATTTCTAGTCCCAGTTGGAGTTGATGCTCGCTGGAAGAAAAAATTTGGTAGCTGGGATCAATTTTTACTTCCTTACCCTTTTAGTAAAACAGCTATAGTTTTTGGTAAACCTTTTAAATTTGAAGCAGAATTGTCAAGAGAAAGCAAACAAGAAATTTTAGCAGAGAAAATGAAAAAAGTAAATTTAAGAGCAGCTGAGTTAGTCAAAAAATAA
- the lpxK gene encoding tetraacyldisaccharide 4'-kinase produces the protein MNYISKYVEKIIEGSKKGKIAALIRFVLLLLSVIYAQLAKFRSFLYQKNILKKKEAQVPVISIGNITTGGTGKTPFADFLATELKADYKIAIISRGYGAAKEVEEPFLIKDPKNLYAGAAQAGDELFMLARKSENLIFIRSANRYQGTKLAVAQGADLVLLDDGFQHYQLKRKLDIVIIDAENPFSNRKVLPAGLLREPFTALKRADLFLLNRSENVDFSRVNELKNSLNKFNPQNKGVFRAETQLESCVSVASQTEEKIDFLKEKKVFAFSGIGSPEAFQKSIEAAGAKLVSYKIFKDHYNYQKEDLLTLLDQYSASQADLILTTEKDAVKLFDFAEIIGELPFYYLPISLKIEAKKELLEIVKTKIKNGESK, from the coding sequence ATGAATTATATAAGTAAGTATGTAGAAAAAATAATAGAAGGTTCTAAAAAAGGTAAAATAGCAGCATTAATCCGCTTTGTTTTACTTTTACTATCTGTAATCTATGCTCAGTTAGCAAAATTTAGATCTTTTTTATATCAAAAAAATATTTTAAAGAAAAAAGAAGCCCAAGTACCTGTAATTAGTATTGGCAATATAACTACAGGTGGGACTGGAAAAACTCCCTTTGCAGATTTTTTAGCAACTGAACTAAAAGCTGATTACAAGATAGCAATTATTAGTCGGGGTTATGGTGCTGCCAAAGAAGTTGAAGAACCTTTTTTGATTAAAGATCCAAAGAACTTATATGCAGGAGCTGCTCAGGCTGGAGATGAGCTTTTTATGCTGGCCCGAAAAAGCGAAAATTTAATTTTTATTAGGTCAGCTAATAGATATCAAGGAACAAAGTTGGCTGTAGCTCAGGGGGCAGATTTAGTTTTACTTGATGATGGTTTTCAACACTACCAATTAAAACGTAAATTGGATATAGTAATTATTGATGCTGAAAACCCATTTTCCAACAGAAAAGTCTTGCCAGCTGGATTATTAAGAGAACCTTTTACTGCTTTAAAAAGAGCTGATCTTTTTCTTTTAAATCGAAGTGAAAATGTTGATTTTAGTCGGGTTAATGAATTGAAAAATTCTTTAAATAAATTTAACCCTCAAAATAAAGGGGTTTTTAGAGCAGAAACTCAATTAGAAAGCTGTGTTTCTGTAGCTTCTCAGACTGAAGAAAAAATTGACTTTTTAAAGGAGAAAAAGGTTTTTGCTTTTTCAGGAATTGGTAGTCCAGAAGCATTTCAAAAAAGTATAGAGGCTGCTGGAGCAAAACTGGTTAGCTATAAAATATTTAAAGATCATTATAATTATCAAAAAGAAGATCTATTAACTCTGCTTGATCAGTATTCAGCTTCTCAAGCAGATTTGATTTTAACTACAGAAAAAGATGCAGTTAAATTATTTGATTTTGCTGAAATAATTGGTGAACTTCCTTTTTATTATTTACCAATTTCTTTAAAAATTGAAGCTAAAAAAGAATTGCTGGAAATAGTTAAAACTAAAATTAAAAATGGAGAATCTAAATAA
- the kdsB gene encoding 3-deoxy-manno-octulosonate cytidylyltransferase — MNKLKTAALIPARYNSTRFPAKALAKISGQAMIVRVYESVKACQLIDQVYVATDDQRIKKAVEKAGGQVIMTDAKHQSGTDRIAEAAAEIEADLIVNVQGDEPLIRAQDIAPALEVFAQRPELKMSTLKRKITAAEAENPDLVKVITDQNDYALYFSRSPIPYYRAETVKNKNYYQHIGLYVYRRDFLLKYAKMQQTELEKAESLEQLRALENGYQIKVIETNAKLIGVDRKEDIKLVEKELAARQN; from the coding sequence ATGAATAAACTAAAAACAGCTGCTTTGATTCCGGCTCGCTATAATTCTACTCGCTTCCCAGCTAAAGCCCTAGCTAAAATTTCAGGGCAAGCAATGATTGTTAGAGTTTATGAGTCAGTAAAAGCCTGTCAGTTAATAGATCAAGTTTATGTTGCTACAGATGATCAAAGAATAAAAAAAGCTGTAGAAAAAGCTGGTGGTCAGGTTATTATGACAGATGCTAAACATCAAAGTGGAACAGATAGAATTGCCGAGGCTGCTGCAGAAATTGAAGCTGATTTAATAGTTAATGTTCAGGGAGATGAACCCTTAATTAGAGCTCAAGATATTGCTCCAGCGCTGGAAGTTTTTGCTCAGAGACCAGAATTGAAAATGAGTACCTTAAAAAGAAAAATAACTGCAGCAGAAGCAGAGAATCCTGATCTGGTTAAAGTAATTACTGATCAAAATGATTATGCCCTTTACTTTTCGCGGTCACCGATTCCCTATTATCGAGCTGAAACAGTTAAAAATAAAAATTATTATCAACATATAGGTCTTTATGTTTATCGCCGTGATTTTTTGTTAAAATATGCTAAAATGCAGCAGACTGAATTAGAAAAGGCAGAGTCATTAGAACAACTCCGGGCTCTAGAAAACGGCTATCAAATAAAAGTTATAGAAACAAATGCTAAACTAATCGGAGTTGATCGCAAAGAAGATATTAAATTAGTTGAAAAAGAACTTGCAGCTAGGCAAAATTAA